One window from the genome of Nicotiana tomentosiformis chromosome 5, ASM39032v3, whole genome shotgun sequence encodes:
- the LOC138892070 gene encoding uncharacterized protein — MLQTTGILETYGVSFTTLQFYGAAFRWWEDYERRRPVGALPLIWQELSILFLEKFMPQSRREELRRQFEKLQQDGIFVTQYEMRFSELACHVVWLVPTDRERIRRFIDGLTCQLRLRMTRDRVSGATFDEVIHIARQIEMVCSQKRGKRESKRPRGSSGFSGVP, encoded by the coding sequence ATGCttcagacaacgggtattctagagacctatggggtctcgttcactactttgcAGTTTtatggggctgccttcagatggtgggaggattatgagaggcgcaggccagtTGGTGCATTACCACTTATATGGCAGGAGTTGTCTATTctttttttggagaagttcatgccgcaATCTCGTAGGGAGGAGCTACGCAGACAATTTGAGAAGCTTCAGCAGGATGGCATatttgtgacccagtacgagatgaggttttctgagttggcttgtcacgtagtttggttggttcctactgatagggagaggattaggaggttcattgatggcctcacatgtCAGTTGCGGTTACGTATGACTCGGGatagggtatctggtgctacttttgatgaggtaattcacattgctcggcagatagagatggtttgcAGCCAGAAGCGAGGAAagagggagtccaagaggcctcgtggatcaagtggtttcagcggtgttccttaa